Proteins found in one Chrysiogenia bacterium genomic segment:
- the aspS gene encoding aspartate--tRNA ligase, translating into MSAPSVDRLEGWQRTHVNNELRAANVGDEVILFGWAHSARDHGGIIFIDLRDRWGITQVVCDPTHSADAHAKGDLVHNEWVLAVRGRVRARPDNMANPKLPTGEIEVLVDEVKILNVAKPQPFQVEDRVEAGESIRHKYRYIDLRRPSVQQVFLQRHRIAHAARQFFDANNFVDVETPILTKSTPEGARDFLVPSRLHGGQFYALPQSPQLFKQILMVSGFDRYYQIVKCFRDEDLRADRQPEFTQIDVEMSFVGADQVMEMCEGLMRAILSATRGEEVAKAAKFPRMPYDEVMARYGSDKPDLRFDLELIDITSVFKNSDFKVFRQAADGGGMIKALPIKGGAKFSRKEIDDLTNMATGLGAKGLAWIKSNPDGWQSPILKFFSDEEKEQLRLATNLEEGDIVFFGADKPGVVNQVLAALRDHLGHKLELVDPNQLSFLWVTDFPMFEYDEEAKRHVALHHPFTSPKAEDLDSLEDKPLEARSEAYDLVLNGYEIGGGSIRIHDQELQSRVFGLLGISEEEAQAKFGFLLDALSLGAPPHGGVAFGLDRIVMILAGAESIRDVIAFPKTQRGQCLMTEAPSPVDHGQLLELSLKIQDLK; encoded by the coding sequence GTGTCGGCACCATCGGTAGACCGTCTTGAAGGGTGGCAGCGCACCCACGTCAACAACGAACTCCGCGCCGCGAACGTGGGCGATGAGGTCATTCTGTTCGGATGGGCCCATTCGGCCCGCGACCATGGCGGGATCATCTTCATCGACCTGCGCGACCGCTGGGGCATCACCCAGGTGGTTTGCGACCCGACCCATTCGGCTGACGCCCATGCCAAGGGCGACCTCGTCCATAACGAGTGGGTGCTCGCCGTGCGCGGCCGTGTGCGCGCCCGGCCCGACAACATGGCCAACCCGAAGCTTCCCACCGGTGAGATCGAAGTGCTCGTCGATGAGGTGAAGATCCTCAACGTCGCCAAGCCCCAGCCTTTCCAGGTCGAGGACCGCGTGGAAGCCGGCGAGTCGATTCGCCACAAGTATCGCTACATCGACCTGCGCCGCCCGAGCGTGCAGCAGGTCTTCCTGCAGCGCCACCGCATTGCCCACGCGGCGCGCCAGTTCTTCGACGCGAATAATTTCGTTGACGTCGAGACACCGATTCTCACCAAGAGCACACCCGAGGGCGCACGCGACTTCCTGGTGCCCTCGCGCCTGCATGGCGGGCAGTTCTACGCGCTCCCGCAGTCGCCCCAGCTCTTCAAGCAGATCCTGATGGTCTCGGGTTTCGACCGCTACTACCAGATCGTCAAGTGCTTCCGCGACGAGGACCTGCGCGCCGATCGCCAGCCCGAGTTCACGCAGATCGATGTCGAGATGAGCTTTGTCGGTGCCGACCAGGTCATGGAGATGTGCGAGGGCCTGATGCGCGCGATCCTTAGCGCAACCCGCGGCGAGGAAGTGGCCAAGGCCGCGAAGTTCCCGCGGATGCCCTACGACGAGGTGATGGCCCGTTATGGCTCGGACAAGCCCGACCTGCGCTTCGACCTCGAACTCATCGACATCACCTCTGTGTTCAAGAACTCCGACTTCAAGGTCTTCCGCCAGGCCGCCGATGGCGGCGGCATGATCAAGGCGCTGCCCATCAAGGGCGGGGCAAAGTTCTCGCGCAAGGAAATCGACGACCTGACCAACATGGCCACGGGCCTTGGGGCCAAGGGCCTTGCATGGATCAAGTCCAACCCCGACGGCTGGCAGTCGCCGATCCTCAAGTTCTTCTCCGATGAAGAGAAAGAGCAGCTTCGCCTGGCGACGAACCTCGAAGAAGGGGACATCGTCTTCTTCGGCGCCGACAAGCCCGGCGTGGTCAATCAGGTGCTCGCCGCGCTGCGCGATCACCTGGGTCACAAGCTCGAACTGGTGGATCCCAATCAGCTCTCGTTCCTGTGGGTGACCGACTTCCCGATGTTCGAGTACGACGAGGAAGCCAAGCGCCACGTGGCGCTGCACCACCCGTTCACCTCGCCGAAGGCCGAGGACCTGGACAGCCTTGAAGACAAACCGCTCGAAGCCCGCTCGGAGGCCTACGACCTCGTCCTCAACGGCTATGAGATCGGCGGCGGATCGATCCGTATTCACGACCAGGAACTCCAGAGCCGTGTGTTCGGCCTGCTCGGCATCTCCGAGGAAGAGGCGCAGGCAAAGTTCGGCTTCCTGCTCGACGCCCTTTCGCTGGGCGCGCCCCCTCACGGCGGCGTGGCCTTTGGCTTGGACCGCATCGTGATGATCCTGGCGGGTGCCGAATCCATCCGGGACGTCATTGCGTTCCCCAAGACCCAGCGCGGCCAGTGCCTGATGACCGAGGCTCCCAGTCCGGTCGATCACGGGCAGTTGCTGGAGCTCTCGCTCAAGATTCAGGACCTGAAGTAA
- a CDS encoding histidine--tRNA ligase has product MAKQQKFQSVRGVQDLLPADMVLWHRIESAAREVFGNFGFEELRIPVIEHTPLFARSIGEATDIVEKEMYTFEDTGGEMITLRPEGTAGAVRAFIEHSLGHTMRVAKFYYMGPMFRRERPQKGRLRQFYQIGAEVLGSDDAATEVTLLVMLKTFFERLGLEGTKLEINSLGGPETRSEYRQKIYDHFKPLIGDFCEDCQRRIETNPLRILDCKVDHAKTQGAPQIIDHLSEEDATHWHQTLRGLEDAGLTFDVNPRIVRGLDYYTRTVFEFTTDRLGSQNTVAAGGRYDGLVEQLGGKPTPAAGFAIGIERLAMLLDPEKAGAIEGKPKVFLANIGEAGRKWAVLTSVDLARQGIRAEIDLLGGSLKAQMKYADKLGATYALVVGDDELASGEGRLRRLSDGEEFPVQLSGLAAKLEEMA; this is encoded by the coding sequence ATGGCGAAGCAACAGAAATTCCAGTCCGTTCGCGGGGTTCAGGACCTGCTACCAGCCGACATGGTGCTCTGGCACCGGATCGAGTCGGCCGCGCGCGAGGTGTTCGGCAACTTCGGTTTTGAAGAGCTGCGCATCCCGGTCATCGAACACACCCCGCTCTTCGCCCGTTCCATCGGCGAGGCGACCGACATCGTCGAAAAAGAGATGTACACCTTCGAGGACACCGGCGGGGAGATGATCACCCTGCGTCCCGAGGGAACCGCCGGCGCGGTGCGCGCGTTCATCGAGCATTCGCTGGGCCACACCATGCGCGTGGCGAAGTTCTACTACATGGGCCCCATGTTCCGGCGCGAGCGCCCGCAGAAGGGGCGGCTCCGCCAGTTCTACCAGATCGGCGCCGAGGTGCTGGGCTCCGACGACGCGGCCACCGAAGTGACGCTGCTGGTGATGCTCAAGACCTTTTTCGAGCGCCTGGGGCTTGAGGGCACGAAGCTGGAGATCAACTCGCTGGGCGGGCCCGAGACGCGCTCGGAATACCGGCAGAAAATCTACGACCACTTCAAACCGCTCATCGGAGATTTCTGCGAGGACTGCCAGCGTCGCATCGAAACCAACCCGCTGCGCATCCTCGACTGCAAGGTCGATCACGCGAAGACGCAGGGCGCGCCGCAGATCATCGATCATCTCAGCGAAGAGGACGCGACACACTGGCACCAGACCCTGCGCGGGCTTGAAGACGCGGGTCTTACCTTCGACGTCAATCCGCGCATCGTGCGTGGGCTCGATTACTACACGCGCACCGTGTTCGAGTTCACCACCGACCGGCTGGGCTCCCAGAACACTGTGGCCGCCGGCGGGCGCTACGACGGCCTCGTCGAGCAGCTCGGCGGAAAGCCGACTCCGGCCGCGGGCTTCGCCATCGGGATTGAGCGGCTGGCCATGCTGCTTGATCCTGAAAAGGCCGGCGCCATTGAGGGCAAGCCCAAGGTCTTTCTGGCGAACATCGGCGAAGCCGGGCGCAAGTGGGCCGTGCTGACCAGCGTGGACCTGGCCCGCCAGGGCATTCGCGCGGAGATCGACCTGCTGGGCGGCTCGCTCAAAGCACAGATGAAATACGCCGACAAGCTGGGTGCCACCTACGCCCTGGTGGTCGGAGACGATGAACTCGCCTCGGGTGAGGGGCGGCTCCGGCGGCTCTCGGACGGGGAAGAATTCCCGGTTCAGCTCTCGGGGTTGGCGGCGAAACTCGAAGAAATGGCCTGA
- a CDS encoding glutamate dehydrogenase, which produces MAKISPKESVDVFLKGACRALGFDDVTYQLLSISSREIRMELPLRRDDGSLEVFSAYRVQDHNVLGPYKGGLRYHPEVDMEDFRGLASIMSLKCALVHVPFGGAKGGINCDPSSLSPNELEQLTRKFVEKGHRFLGPNIDIPAPDVGSNSQVMAWIQDEYQKIYGYSPGVVTGKPIVLGGSQGRESAVGQGIAIVLQELAREHSDNLEGKTVAIQGFGNVGEHTARFLHRLGLKIVAISDVCGGVYNENGIDPFALGLHAKNAGSVIDAPDTEFISNDDLLLLEVDFLVPAALEGVICEDNADKIRAKVIVEGANNPVSHLADEVLRSKGVTIVPDLLANAGGVIVSYFEWVQNMQQFSWGLETVRERLTERLHTACRDVFADADHTGRTYRESAYAIAAGKLREAFWAAGF; this is translated from the coding sequence ATGGCAAAGATCTCCCCCAAAGAGAGCGTCGATGTATTTCTCAAGGGCGCGTGCCGCGCGCTCGGCTTCGACGACGTTACCTACCAGCTCCTTTCCATCTCCAGCCGTGAGATCCGAATGGAACTTCCGCTCAGGCGTGACGACGGGAGCCTTGAGGTCTTTTCTGCCTACCGGGTGCAGGACCACAACGTGCTCGGTCCCTACAAGGGCGGGCTGCGCTACCATCCCGAAGTGGACATGGAGGATTTCCGGGGCCTGGCGTCAATCATGTCGCTCAAGTGCGCGCTCGTTCATGTGCCCTTTGGTGGTGCCAAGGGCGGGATCAACTGCGATCCCTCCAGCCTCTCGCCCAACGAACTCGAACAGCTCACGCGCAAGTTCGTCGAGAAAGGCCACCGCTTCCTGGGGCCCAACATCGACATTCCGGCGCCGGACGTGGGAAGCAACTCCCAGGTGATGGCGTGGATCCAGGATGAGTATCAGAAGATCTACGGCTATTCGCCGGGCGTTGTAACAGGAAAGCCCATCGTGCTCGGCGGCTCCCAGGGACGCGAGTCGGCGGTGGGGCAGGGCATTGCAATCGTGCTGCAGGAACTGGCGCGTGAGCACTCGGACAATCTTGAAGGGAAGACCGTCGCAATCCAGGGCTTCGGCAATGTGGGCGAGCACACTGCGCGCTTCCTGCACCGCCTGGGACTCAAGATCGTTGCCATCAGTGACGTGTGCGGCGGCGTCTATAACGAAAACGGCATCGATCCCTTCGCGCTCGGACTGCACGCCAAGAATGCGGGCAGCGTGATCGATGCGCCCGACACCGAGTTCATCAGCAATGACGACCTGCTGCTTCTCGAGGTGGACTTCCTTGTTCCCGCCGCGCTCGAAGGGGTGATCTGCGAGGACAATGCCGACAAGATCCGCGCGAAGGTCATCGTCGAGGGAGCCAACAACCCGGTCTCCCATCTGGCCGACGAGGTACTGCGCAGCAAGGGCGTGACTATCGTGCCCGACCTGCTGGCCAACGCCGGTGGCGTGATCGTGAGCTACTTCGAGTGGGTCCAGAATATGCAGCAGTTCTCCTGGGGGCTCGAAACCGTGCGCGAGCGCCTCACTGAGCGCCTGCATACCGCCTGCCGCGACGTCTTCGCCGACGCCGACCACACCGGGCGCACCTACCGCGAGTCGGCCTACGCCATTGCCGCCGGAAAGCTGCGTGAGGCATTCTGGGCCGCGGGCTTTTAG
- the ruvB gene encoding Holliday junction branch migration DNA helicase RuvB: protein MPAEDTRMVSPESLPGDDREETTLRPQRLSEYIGQRKVRENMEVFIEAARRRGDALDHALFVGPPGLGKTTLAHIIANEMGAQLHVTSGPAIQHKGELAGLLTKLEPGDVLFIDEIHRLHASIEEALYPAMEDFVFDYIVGDGPHARSLSLQLQPFTLVAATTRAGLLTSPLRDRFGIHARLEYYDADELRQILVRSSGILSIDLHDDGADEIARRARGTPRIANRLLRRVRDFAEVAGKGYVDVQSARVALERLQVDERGLDSLDRRVLESIIEKFGGGPVGVEAVAALVSEERATLEEVVEPFLSQLGFLARTPRGRIATLAAYEHLGVTPPPKKQHQMF from the coding sequence CGCAAGGTGCGCGAGAACATGGAGGTCTTCATCGAAGCGGCCCGCCGCCGCGGTGACGCCCTCGATCATGCCCTGTTCGTCGGCCCGCCGGGGCTTGGGAAGACAACGCTTGCCCACATCATCGCCAACGAGATGGGCGCGCAGCTCCATGTGACCTCGGGCCCGGCCATCCAGCACAAAGGCGAACTGGCCGGACTTCTCACCAAGCTCGAACCCGGCGACGTGCTCTTCATCGACGAAATCCACCGCCTGCATGCCTCCATCGAGGAGGCCCTCTATCCGGCGATGGAAGACTTCGTTTTCGACTACATCGTGGGCGACGGCCCCCACGCGCGCTCGCTGAGCCTGCAGCTCCAGCCCTTCACGCTGGTGGCGGCAACGACCCGCGCGGGACTGCTCACCAGCCCGCTGCGCGATCGCTTCGGCATTCACGCGCGCCTTGAATACTACGACGCCGACGAGCTTCGTCAGATTCTCGTTCGTTCTTCGGGAATCCTGAGCATCGACCTGCACGACGACGGTGCCGACGAGATCGCGCGGCGGGCGCGCGGCACGCCGCGCATCGCCAACCGCCTGCTTCGCCGCGTCCGCGATTTCGCCGAGGTCGCCGGCAAGGGTTACGTCGATGTGCAGTCGGCCCGCGTGGCGCTCGAGCGCCTCCAGGTGGACGAGCGCGGACTCGACTCGCTCGATCGCCGCGTGCTCGAATCCATCATCGAGAAATTCGGGGGCGGTCCCGTTGGGGTCGAGGCCGTCGCGGCGCTCGTTTCCGAAGAGCGCGCGACGCTCGAAGAAGTGGTGGAGCCCTTTCTCTCGCAACTTGGCTTTCTGGCGCGCACCCCGCGCGGGCGCATCGCGACGCTGGCGGCCTATGAGCACCTTGGCGTCACGCCGCCGCCCAAAAAACAGCACCAGATGTTCTAG